Below is a genomic region from Erigeron canadensis isolate Cc75 chromosome 7, C_canadensis_v1, whole genome shotgun sequence.
GGTAATACACTTTTTACAAATGAAAACATAGGATAAAGTATGATGAAACCGAAATTCTAACAAATTGCCAGCAACatctaatataaaattaatttttaaaaaaaaaacactagaTTTCTTTGTACTCTGTTAGCTTTCAAAACTCAAGCAATTAGTTCATATACAATGCACAATGAAATCCAGTAAAAACACGAGATATTCATGCAACTCAACCAATTCTGTATACTCAACATGATCTAAAAAACCCAACAACCGGTAAAATTAAGTAGCAGCATGCCATCAAAGCCATTTAATTAGATTTGTTAATCTCTTGAGGTCTTCAATTGGACCATACATGAACCAAGCCATGACCATTACCTGTATAGATCTCGTTGCGTTCTTCATCATAGTAAAGGGCTGTTATGTCTTCAAGAGCTTCGGTAATTATGTTGCCTCCAATAATCTTTTGCCTCTCGTTTTCTGATTCAGTTAGAGTTGCATTGCTTGAGTTTATCTTAGCTACACATTTCCCACTCCAAATGCTGCTGATATTAATAGAACCAGCTGCATCACAATGCAGATATATCAGAATTAGGTGACAACTTCGTCCAACGCATGAATAAACGTGTTGATTCAAGTTACACTTCGCTTCTAAGCAATCAAATgggaaacaacaaaaaaaatgatgaaaacaGAAATGGGTTTGATGGGTCGAACAGGTCAAATGGTCCAAAGTCATTCTTAGAATATCAAGTATTAAGAAAATCACTAGATAGCAAAAGAGTGCGTAGTCGGCCCAAGTGACCACCCGACTTGTTCCAAAGGTACAACTTTGATCTGTTTGCCAACCTATAttttgatacgaacccatcccataataggctcgcatcatgtcataagctaagtgtagaactcactcccaaaagctagctcaaaagagaaggggacacctaggcttataaaccaccaaccaatctcatacttggccgatgtgggatcgtAACATATTTCTACCTATATTAATCCACAATACATTTCCTTAGACACATGGTATCAAATACAAATTGTATTATAACTCTAATGTACCCCATGTTGCTTCTAAACATGCATATATAAAGATTGAACTCTAGAACAACTTTTGAAATGATATATAATCATGAGCCTGCGAGTTAGCACTATCTTCGGCATGCAGATGTGGGTATTGGTATATAATACATGGAAAAGAAAAATACCTTTTGTCTCGGTCCTTTGATCATCTGTTCTAGACTTGCAGAAAGAAATTATAAGGTCTTGATCACTCGTTATATAAATGTTATTCGTATTGCAGTCAGCATGATATAACTCATGATCCTCGAATGATGTCACAAGCTCTCCTCGAAAGTTCCAAACGGAAACAACTCGATCTCTGAATGTTAAAAATAACTGATTATCGTAGAGAAAAATAAATGCCGATGGAGTCATGAACTCATTTTTACTAACTTCTTTCACTTCAGCATTGCGTACCTACAACGTATGAAGTAGTTAGTGGAGTTGGACATATATAAAGATACAGATCTAGAATTGGCAAGATGGGTGGGCCACGCAGGCCAGGTTCACACCAAAACATGTTCCAGTTGAAATGTTCATTTTTCGAACAAGGGTCAAAAGCGCCACTTATTGACTCTTTCAAggtttttcaatatattaacgATGTcttatttaacaaaatattttttcaaaattaatctAAATCATTAGAAAATGGAGCAAAATTTAGGAGGTTGCATGAATTAAAAAATAGACTTCAAGAGAATTTTCACTGAGCCAAGTGAAGCATGCATGAAAACCCATTCGACCAAACCGTCTTTAAGCTAAATAAAATTTCTTGGATGTTTTGACATAGAACAAAACCCAAATTGACCATTCATAAGCAAATGAGTGCAGATTGCCGCCTCTATATAGTTCTAACAAGATCCGTAAGGGTAAAGAAATGAACTTTGAACATACATCAAGAATCTGGAGATTCTCGTTATCTTGCTTAACAAGAAGCTTTTCATTGAATTGCTCTATGAAATCCACTTTTTTATTCCGATGAAGTAGGTGACTAAAATCTTTTAGTACTGTGCCATCTTCAATCGATAGTATCTTCAAAGGAACATGGCCCTGGGCCCTACTGAGAATCAATAACATGATGCCAGGGCTGTTCCAAAACAAATAgttagtataaatatattatatcatGAAAAACATCTCAATAGAAAAAACCAATGTAAATCAGAATATAGATACTTCAGTAAACCAATGTTCAACTATCATCTTTAAAGAATCCATCATTTCTCAATAAAAATGATTTGTAACTATGTGTTAACAAGTCCTTCGATGGATATTTATTCCACAAAGTTATTGCAGAATGCATCAAATGACAGAAATCAAGAAGTTGATCAAGAACTGAATTACCTGATCTTGATTTCATCTACCTCTTTGTCCGCTATAGAGTACAATAGTGTATAATTCTTCAAGTCAAATACCTtgtatatacttaaaaaaagaagagaataaaaaaaaaataagcaatAACGTATACGTGGGCAATGAATCTGAACTATAAAGAAATCGAAGGTACCTATCTTGTGCAGAGTAGGTAAGCACTTTCCCGTTTACATCATCAAATTCCACAAATCCAGGCCACTTTAGGGACTCGGACTCAAAAAGAGGAAAACCGGCGTCTGGCTGGCCTCTTTGAATATATCTAGTGaaacaaatgaaataaaatataaacgtAAATACAGAATTACAAGACAAGTACTTCTAATGATGTATAAGGAGTAATAGTTGCCATATGGACAACAGGTCAAAATGGCTTTGCTTTGTACCAGGCAATTAATAGTATGGTTCCAAATGGTCATGTGTGGGCTAGTCTGAGCTGGGTGGcctattattactttattattgCAAAAACATGATGTAAATCTGAGTCGAAAGAGTTAGGAGGTCTGCATGAATCGCATATAGGCaaattttgacccgtttgaccAATTTTCCTTTTGGCCAAAATTTTTCAATATAAGCTTTTTCAAAGTGACTAATTGTATGTAAGATTGTAGATGGGTCAAAATTGGCACCAACTATGGAGGCAGAACATTTACATGCAAGGAGTAGATAAACATACTCTATTCTTGTTGATCTACATTTGAGTGAGCTGAAATTGTCTGAAGCATATACTGAAACTGTTATTAAAGAGTCGCTatttttattgtaaaacaagCTACGGATAACTTCATCTGGAAAGATATTCAGGAAGCATATCCTCTTGTTTGTATCTGCATTTGGAATCCAAAAGAAACTTCATATTAGAATGTTCTCTTTtcatatacaataataaaaactgACAGCTTTAAGGATTAGCAGAATCACCTCTACTAAAGGCTGCACAAACACCTGTGCTTACAAGAGCGAATACAATGCCACGTGCTGCCACTATTTCAATAACTCTAGCTCTTTTCATCAAGAACGGTAATAAAGATAATGAATGTCCCTTAGGATCATGGGTATCATATTGTTTCTGCTCCAATTAACAGTAAACTATTTACAAGAGTGTTGGCatttatttgttaagaaaaactAATTactgaaataaaataaattactccTAGGGAGATGAGAGTTAGAATTATGTTCCTAACTTGGCAATCTATTGTCAACTTCAGTCCCTGGTGAATCTATTCTATCCAATAATACTGAAGGctaattttaattatgattgGTAAACCATACGCACATGAATCAACTCGATGTAGGTGAAGTTTTGGAGAAAATAGACTACTTGCTAAGTTAATGATGCTTATCAAGTATCAAATGAGTTTCATTGGCAAGCAAAAAGTAATTCTTGGCCTCTTTGTTACAGTACTTAAAAGGATTCATCTATTGAGAGGGCAATCCAAAGAAAAGGCCCTTTATAGTCCAGGAACAAGTACTAGAGGTGTACGGGCACCAAAGCAGATAATATCCACTAGAATGTGGTTGGTTCATGACAACTTTCTACCTACCGGCGTTATAAAAACACCAAGTGCCGAGTTAAGATTTATAGCAAAGGTGCAGAAAATAAAGTAACCTTAGCATAGTGCTTTTAACAGACTTTACGAAATGCAAAAGAGCCAGATTCAAGTTAAACTCTCTCCAGGAACAAGTACTAGAGGTGTACGGGCACCCAAGCAGACAATATCCACTACAATTTGGTCGCTTCATCACATTTTTCTACCTACCGCCGTTATAAAAACACCAAGTACCGATTTAAGATTTATAGCCAAGGTGCAGAAAACTAAAGTAATTATAGCATAGGTGCATTTATATAACTAACACACGGCTACATTCGACAGAGTTAACGAAAATGCAAAAAAGCCAGACTCGAGCTAAACTCTCTCTCCGGGATATAATGTAGCAATCATTTCTATGAAACGATAGCACTATCCATTCATAATACGACTCCTGAAACGCTATTCGAACTTAACCGGTTTCCGTAATTAACGTCATCGGCCATCCTTATTTCAAAGCAGCATCATTTCAATCAgtacaaacacacacatatacatatacttataaaaaatcaaatttctacagaaacaaaataaattaggtcaaacaaagtcaaagcataataaattaattaataactagtaatataattatacacataataacaatataaatgaaaattaaaaacattaaccCTAAGATActattagtaataataataatataaaaattcaataaaaatatatatataaaaaattaattacctTCAAGCGGATGTTACTGAAACGATGAGCGGAATTAGTAATTGAAACAGAACGATGTCGTTTTGATGAAATCTCACGTTTGAGAATCTTCTTAACGCTATTTTTGACCGAAAGCCAATTAGTCAAATCACGTTTTTTAGTGGCGACGATTCTTCTCCGGGCGCCACAGTGAGGTGGTGGCCGGTTACTGCCACTGCCGCCGCTGCCAATCGCCATCTTGTGAGTGTTTGGGTGTAATAATTATTTTACGTGATTTATAGTAGTAATTggaatttcaaaattttatttaataatgatTGGGATTTAATTACTCCATTTAGTATTAATAGAATGGAGATCTTTCTCTAGTAATggaatttgaaattttgaattgtataaaaaaaaaaagaaaaagagaaggtAATGAATCCTTTGGGTCCTTTGGGATCTTTTTAGGGGGTGTTTTtatcattttacatttttacttaGAGTAGTGGTAAGTTATGTTGAGTTCAGCAAACATGAAGTTTGTATactaaatgtaatttttatggctgcagttaaaaaaaagtacattaaGCCAGAGCTAATAAGCCCCATTCTGAGCTAA
It encodes:
- the LOC122607607 gene encoding uncharacterized protein LOC122607607, translating into MAIGSGGSGSNRPPPHCGARRRIVATKKRDLTNWLSVKNSVKKILKREISSKRHRSVSITNSAHRFSNIRLKKQYDTHDPKGHSLSLLPFLMKRARVIEIVAARGIVFALVSTGVCAAFSRDTNKRICFLNIFPDEVIRSLFYNKNSDSLITVSVYASDNFSSLKCRSTRIEYIQRGQPDAGFPLFESESLKWPGFVEFDDVNGKVLTYSAQDSIYKVFDLKNYTLLYSIADKEVDEIKISPGIMLLILSRAQGHVPLKILSIEDGTVLKDFSHLLHRNKKVDFIEQFNEKLLVKQDNENLQILDVRNAEVKEVSKNEFMTPSAFIFLYDNQLFLTFRDRVVSVWNFRGELVTSFEDHELYHADCNTNNIYITSDQDLIISFCKSRTDDQRTETKAGSINISSIWSGKCVAKINSSNATLTESENERQKIIGGNIITEALEDITALYYDEERNEIYTGNGHGLVHVWSN